DNA from Chaetodon trifascialis isolate fChaTrf1 chromosome 14, fChaTrf1.hap1, whole genome shotgun sequence:
ATTCTGTGCAACTCTTTAGCACAAAgtagcacaaaatggaaatactcaagtataGTACAAATACTGCAGACTTGCACTGAAGTACACTtgatgaaatgtattttcaatCACCGGTGAAGTAGCAGCTTGTTGCACAGTATGAACATCTGTCGCAGTCACCATTAATCCAAAGACACAGCAGTACAGTTACCTCATTAATACTTCAGCGACCATCACTCAGGCACCTCTGCAGTACTTCCATGTTTTTCTACTCAGGTGTAAACGCTTGTATCTGACATGAATACAGTCAGAAATGATCACTGCAGAAGCCTTTCAGAAACGTCCATCTCTGTCAAAGTAAACGCTTCCACGGTTATAAAGCTTCTGTTACAAGTAACCAAGCGGTGCAAGCGGTAAATCCTGTTTCCAGTGAATGCAGCACGAAGTCACACATTGAACAAAGACTGTCTGGCGAATGAGTGACTTTCAGCAGAGTTAAGACTCAACGCTGTCACTAACTTTAACTATAAAACCATTATGACTTTATGTTTTAGGCAGCAGAATCTAATGTGGGCTCATAAATGTGAATTCATTTAATACGTTCATGGTTTGCAGCACGAAaagctcctgcagctcttctcTTTTGGAGATCTGAATGAAAGCTGCGTAAACATCTGCTGCGCTGCTGAAACCATTCATGCTCGCAGGAAATGCTGAACTGGTCCCTCCTAATGGTCCCGCTCATGGGAGGAAGTCTCACACAAAGCCCGTCCACCATCATGACTTCTGTTCTGGCTCTCAGGACAATTCAGATCACACGATCTGATGCAGCCTCGGTCTGATTTTCCAGTCGAGCAGCTCTTTACATCTTTCACTCCACCCTCCGTCACTCTTTTCCTTTGCTTCGCCCTCTCATGCTCTGCTCTTATCTCCCCCTCCAGCCtcctttattctattttctcctcttttatccTCCCTCCCATCACTCTTCTGCATTAATCCTCTCTTCTGTCCTTCCGTCTaatgtctctccgtctcttgcCTTCTAGTCTCTTCTAATCTCCTCTCATCTAtctgcttcctccctctccttggccttctctctcttctttttctccttcagctgttCTCCTCTGTTCTGCTCCTCGTCCCCTCCCTCATTTCACTCCCCAGTGTCTTCCACAGAGGGACATCTGGCTCTAGTTACTgtgtgagctggaggaggaccGTCTGACTGTGGCCCATCCAAATCCAAACACACGAGTCATCTGAGGCCGCCATCCAGCAGGAAGCCTCACAGAGCGGCTACGGCAAGCAGCAGGGGACGTGAGGGACACACCCAGCCTTCTGTGAGACGGCCCTGGCATCCTCCTCTGGTCAGAAAACTGACGAGCTGTCTCTCAGTTCATAACTCATATTACTGAGTTAATAAACTGTTTGTAAGGTTGCTTCATTACACGATCAGCTGCTCCGGGCTTCACTCACTGCTTGACAGATGCCCCCAAAATACAAGGAAATGTCACGTCCAGCCCCCGCCGCCATTTGTGATTCAAGTCATAGTCACGTAACGTATCATCTCAAATTCAATGAACCAGTAAAACAACACCTCACTCTTCTTTCTACCAGGAAGGTGGAGTTTACACaaaacatccagaaacacagaaacCCTCATTTATCATTCAACCTGTGGCGAGGAGGCTTTTAatcatgaagctgctgtgagCAATAAGACCAGTGAGCTGCTTTAAGACAGAGGACAGCTCGAGTGTTGGACAGCGTGTCCTCGGGCTGTCCACAGAGCACCACGGAGACAGACTGCagatctgcagctctgcaagACACCAGCCCGACAAGCTTCTGTTCAATCAGCCTCTATTGTTCAACGCTGGTGCAGTGAACACAGACAGCGTCAGTCTACAGGTGTCAGTGGAGTCACTGCAGATATGAGCACGCTGGGTTTAAGACTCGTGACGTTAACATGACACCGTGAACCGAACGTGTCCGGTGACCAAAATAAATGTGAGAGCGTCAGGTTCAAACAGTcttatctgctgctgcacacatgcaggTCAGCAGTTTGGATTTTAAGCCCTTGAATAGAGATTTGTGTTTGAGGAACAGGCTGTTTGGCAAATTTAAGAGCCTTTCTGGAGTTTTCTGCCAGTCGTGCATCTTCAAACTCAGGCTGATAACCAGAGAAAGATGTATTGAGACAGCTACAGACGTCTTATCACCGAGTCCCACGCTTGAAGGTCAGCGGGTCGCCTCTCTTATCTCCCGctctggcagacagacagggaggcaCCGTGTCATAAATCAATCCCACCTCTGCTTTCATCTGCTGTGATTCAGGCAACACAACGCTGGGATCACACGCGTGTTTCACTTCAAAACTGGGCTTTAAGGCTGTTGAACGTGAAGGAAGCATTTGAAGAATATGACAAGGCATTATGGGAATTACACTGAAACACAGGagagcagctacagcagcaaaGACAGCATCTGTTTAAGAAGTGCTAATCAGTGCTGTGTCCCTGAGTAATACTGGCCTACGACTGCACAAAACTGCCGCAGAGGAGCCTTTTAATCAGCAAGAGGGATCATCCTGCTGGAGCCGCTGTCACTTTTGTCATTTCACCGGTGTGAATGTGAACAAAACAAGGTTAGAATTAGCATTTGATACCCCGCTGgctcacactgacactgaatttAGAGcactaaaatagaaaaaagtgGTAAATactgatatttttctcaggctgaaaccagaaaaagactgaaatgaaacGATTTATTGTTTCAGCTCGACAACAAAGAGCCATAAAAGCTCAACTCGGCCGAGGGGCACGATAAGTATCCACATATTGTTCGAGTTTTCCTCGTCTCCCGGCTCTATGAGAATCGAGTGGACTTCCTGGTCACGTCGCTCCCCGTGTGGACGCACAGTAAGATAATGGAAGTGGACTGCACGGCCTTTCTGTCGGCTTTTACAGACTGGACACAATGGCGCGTTGTTCGTCCTGAGCGAATACGAGGTGAAGAAAAGAACAACAGAGGACGGCTtgtcaaaactaaattcctGCAGCCGTGTTTTTCTAACGCTTTGAGACACTTCAGTTGGTTTCTATGAACTTTAACAATGCAGGAGAACAGGAGGTGGAACACGAGCCGACGTCATGAGGCATTCAGGGACCAGAGCTGAGGATGTGCTTAAAGTTTGTTGCTTCACTACGTTACTAGTTGAGCTGTTAACATGCTGATTCGCTGAATGCTACACGCCAAAAGTCAGCAGGTTAGCATCCAACAGTCGTTagcatgcatgttagcatggtggCAAGTTAGCAATTAGGTCAAAGTACATCAGAGTCAAACTGAGGACGCCAAAATGCTCTGAGAATGGATTCATCTGCCGTCTTTCTCCACAGCTTTTAGGTTTCTAAAATGTCAGGGAAGTGTTGAAAAACACCCAAGCTGACATATTTTaaatgcttattttgtctgagcAAAAGTCCAAAACTCATAGATTCTCAGTTAATTATTGCAGAAGACtgaaacagcaaatatttacattagAGAAGCTGCGGCCACATAATGCTGCCATTTCTGTCAGAAATGTgagttttcttttctgctgtgtgctgagcgTCACGGCGTCAGGGGAGAAGTGTCGCTCAGCTGGAGCCTTCACGTCTTGCTGTGTCCACGGTGAGCttgatttcactgtttcacacTCGGTAAAGACTCAGCACGTGTGCtcacacagctgtgcggccgtCCAGGCGGCTGTTACTGAATCTACGGGGCCAACCGCACATCAATTGTTAATGAAGACGGAGGGCAAAGTCTCAGTGATCCTGTATCAAGAGTTGGCACATTTGcttttgttggggggggggctgagtgtACCACAGGTTTGACCCAAATGTCATTGTGTCCTTGACtaaggcagcagcagccaagTGGTGCCATAATGTGTACTTGTACACTTTGTTCAGACACAGGACAGTAGTACCTGCAGGCAGATACTACACTCAGCTTTACAGGTGTATATTCACGTGAGCCTGTGAGCGTGTACTGACTGTAATTCATTGTTGGGTATCTCAGGGGGCTTTACACTGAAcgtcattcattcatctttgtGTCGCCTCGCAGGCTGAAAGCTGTGGAATAAGAAACTGCAGCATTTAAATGATTTACAGGCTGCGTTTGTGCCCGTGCTTTACTCAAACATTAATATTGATGCCAGCCTCAGAAATCGAACGCCCACCCTGCTGCTCTGTAACGCACCTGCACATGCTGGCTGGTTAAAGTGGGACAATGCTGATCATCATGGGATAGCTGGGAGAGTATCAAGATTCACAGAAGCCTGAACGCATCATGGAGGTGCTAACGAGGTGCTTCACAATGGGAGGAAGCACACTTTACCGCTGAGATGCAGGCTGACGCCTTCTCTGTAGATACGCTTTATTTACTGCATCTTCAATGTAAAGATCGATGCAAagacctcaaacacacactgagcattACAGAGAAGAGTTTAGTGTGGTTGTAGCCCTTTAAAATGTAAGTTAACACGTATTTTAGAGGTCAGTAATTCCTGGATATAACCATGGAGTTCAGTACctcagacaaaataagacacCTGAAGACGTCGTCGTATTTTCTGGTTTCTAATTGACtggaaaatgaatgacagaATAAATGATAACTAACATAAGTGAGTGTCAGCCCTCAAAGCGTCTTTCAGTCAGTGCACAGGAGGTGAGCTGAACATCCCAAAACGTGAGATTtatctgcagacaaacacaaatgttaaCTAAGGAAATTATGCTCTTCTTTCCAGGAAATAAGTTGGAAATTCTGAACTTTGAAAACAAAGTGCTACCAAATATTGTGACGCACCATTTTGTGGGATATTTTAACAATAAACGCAGGAAGTATTTTGTTAGATTTCTCTCAGAATGATCCCTGAATGAAGGAGCCGTGTGATTCCTAAGTATCAGACAACCGTCTTTGGGTCGTCATGTGTCTCATGCAGCACAGTCCCTGTAtgaggaggtcaaaggtcagcggtGTGTGAGCGTGCAGCTCAGGGATGCAGATTTCTGGTTTCAGCTCATATCACAAAAGGAACTTTCTCAGTTTCCTTCTTGAAATCAGGAGGAAGTAGCTCCTGCCAacttctgcttctcctctgctgctgaaactCACACATTTTGAACACTTTGACAGAAAGCAGGACGGATTCACTGTACCTCCCACCGGCCGTAGGTCATGAAGAACAGGGAGAAGGGGATGGCCGTGCCGGACATGGCGTGCGTGGACGGCATGCTGTACTCCGAGTTGTAGAACATCTCCACCTTGACCACAGGTGGCGAGGCGGGCCTCGACCAGCCGATCACATCCTTGGTGCACTGACCCAGGTACATGACCCAGACCCACACCATGATCAGCCTCCTGCTCACAAAGGCGTCCATGTTCCACATGATGAAGGGGAAGAAGGTGATGTAGAAGAGCTCGTTGCCCAGTTCGGTTCCGAAAGTGAAAAGGTAGAACAAGAACCGGTTCTCGATCAGGAACTCCTGCCCGGCATCGCCCGTCAGAGAGTTTTTGCGTAGGGGTTTCAGAGTGCTGCTCCCCGGCGGACCCGGGACTTCACTGACCTTCTCCGTTCCCCTCTCCTCTGACTCGGTTGCCCCTTGCTCGCCCTGACCCGCGGAGGTGGACCCCGCGAGCCTGCGGCCGTTGCTGCGCGCATCAACCGTTTCTCCGCCGGCGGTGGCTGCGGACACCACCGTCCCGTTCTGGGGAGGATTTTCACTGTCCTCTCCGTGGTTTCTCACAACGTTAGACTTGGTGGTCCTCTTCCGAAGACCCACTGCTGCTCTATCGCCTTCCCCAGCTCCGATAACGTCAAAGTTTTCACTCTCATTTTTCCCGGTGATGTGATGGTGGCAAGCCCCGTTGTTGTGCGAGTGAGTCCGGTCCGCTTCCTTGCTGTTGCCGGTACAACCAGCGGAGACGGTTCTCGGAAACGTCCCGCGTACCCCGCAAATGTGCTGAAAGCGGGCGACAAGGAGGGGGTCTTGCAGATAGTGGAACAGTTCTACAAAACGGCTACTTTTCTCCATGTTTAATCCGTTTTTTCACGCTCACACGACTGAAAGAAGGAGCTCGGACTCCGCTACTTTCCCCGAACGGCGGATGATGAACGCTAGCTCtccggctaacgttagctagctgacCCGTACATCATGGCAGTGAACCCCGACCCGTTTGAGACGATAACAAGTTATGACGGCGGGTAGTTTTAGTCGAAAAGAGATGAAATGTCGTTTGCAAAGAGACGATAACGGACAAACCGAGCGGGTCGGTTATTGTTCGACACGGGTTCGACAGCGTCCGGACGCGTTCAGGGTCCCGTTACCTGACAACTGACAGATCTCCGGAGCAGTCCGGGGAGCGCGCGCCTTTCCTGGTGCATTATCGTGCTGTCGGAAATCTCGAAACTCTTCGTCCGGCGCCAAACTCTCAAACCACAGATTCGGGATCCCAgccgtgttttgttttgtttcagcgagtttagaatttttttttttagcaaccTTGGTGGAGTTTACATCTGACAATTAATAACATACACACAGCGGTTATTTTGCAAGCTTTCCTGTTTAGATTAGATATAATCTGACAACTTTTAGACCaacaaagaatgaatgaataaaagcCAAGGGCAATGTTAGTATCTATTAATACCTTATCTCAATATTTTGACACTAATTTGTTTAACAAATTCTATCAAACTCCTCCATCTGTTGTTTTAAATAAGTTAGAAATATCACCTGATTTAAATAAGGAAATATGCCACCGGTAAATAAGCTGTTATACCGAGTTTCTATATTTTGGCACTTTTAGAGCCTGCTCAATGCTCAGGACACATCAACAGGATCAATACCCGCCCTGTAAATTCTGTATCAGATTGTTTTTCTTGGCAGTGTGGAGACAGCTTCATCAATTTACAGCAGAATAGATAGAATATAAATCATCATGATGTAACCAGTCTGTAACCTTTATAGGATGGGTGTATTGGAGGAATTTGACTCATGACCGGAATAGTTCTAAATTATTGGCTGCAGTTCTGCATACAAACTGAATTAAAATTTCCTTCTGGTTTCCTTTCATCTTCTTAACTGTGACAGAAAATCATATTGTTTATAAGCAGCTTTATATATAGGCTTTGTTTGAAAACTGGAAAtctaaataaacatttaaacatgagCATTGAGAGATTTAAAAGTTTAATTCTAAAGTTTGATTTTCGCAGGAGCACTGGAATGCAACAGCAGTTCCGGCGCGCACGTACAGTAGACGTGCACAAGACATCACGACGTAACGTGACCGCGCTTCGTCTTCAGCCAATGATTCTGTGGCGCGATCCACATCTTAAATGAAgctctgaaataaaaacaagcaaaaagaaaaccGAGTTTAAAACTGAAACATTATCTCTGATGTTGCTACAAAAAGATGCATCAGAACACAGAAGAACATTGTCACCttacatattttatttgataATCAATCACCTGAAAAAAAGTTTAATGGCCGTTTCTCAAAATATTTCATCTAAATATGGAATATGCATTTTCATCAAAATATAAAttcttgttttaaaatatcaaacttttttcttttctttttttttttttaaagttacctgcagtttgttatttttttgttttttccattgttGTGATTGTTATCAAGATGCAGATTTTCAAAGCCAGTGAAGCTCCCGGACAGAGACGCAACATCaggacacagaaagagacactgGAAAAAGATGAATCATAATCTCTGTTGTCTCGCAGCAGATCAGTCAGCTCTCTAAAGCGTGCATTCTGCCACGTTAGATAATTAAATATCTTCTTATAATTTAGCCCCTGTGAcaacatttcagctgctgttatAACCAGgactgacaggaagaaaaaaaatggacaatAACATCTACCTAAAGACGTCCTGCTCTCTGAAATTCAGCTTTAAGACACAATAAGGCTGAGAATAATCCGCAAATTATTtggtagcagaaaaaaaaagtctgatgtCTTAGAGCTGAGATAATGAGAAGAGATGccactttccttttttaatctATAAAAAAGTGAAACATGACTTCATTCACCATAACTAAAGAgggaaaacagcaaagaaagatTATTACTCTGTACTCTTTAAAAGTTTACTTAAAGCCCAGCTATTCAGCATGATAAGCAGTATACAGTGTACGCATGAAACATGATTTATAACACACGCTGTATGCAGATATAAGGatattttaagtgtttattaatgaaTAGTGACTATTTGTTAAGAATTAGAACTTCTCCCATAAAGACATATTACTATATGCGTATTttactgttgtcattttttatgtttacaCACCAGCTTCCATTTATGacatatttttttcacaaataaatgaagaaaaacacttaTATCAGCTTACAAGTGCATTACATTGTGTTATAAAACCATTCCTAAAATGTTTATATACTGCTTATGATGTTGCTAAGCGGGAGAACTTAGAGTAAAGCGTGACtttactttcttttcttatcCTTCACCTGCATCCTGAACACAACAGCCACCGACAAGGGCTTTAAACGAGTTCTttcaccagcagagggcagcaaagTGATGCAATGAAACTGACAGCATACTGAATGAACACAGGACATCaaatacagagagaaactgTCCTCCCACGGGCAGTAAACACACCTCAGAGAATGAGCATCTCGAGCGAGCGCGACAGTTCACACAGTCCAGGGAATGTTACACAGAATAATTCATAAATCACACATTAGCATAAAAAGATAACAGAAGCATATCAGCGCATATTTTCCACGCAAGCCAAGGTGCATCAAAAGTAGCCTGCAGTCTGTAAATCCCTGAATATGCTCACATGAGCAGCAATAACAATGAAAATCAATAACACGAcatcaacagcaaaacaaattccCGCCTGCTTCGAGTCTCTCACATTATAGTAAATGGCAGTGACGCTGTGTCAGAGGTTGTGTTTGACATCAACATCAGGGACCCTGTTGATCCTGAGGCAGAAAAAGAATCAGGGTTTCTCAGCATCTCAAATCCACCACTGCCTCTTAGCGAggtgatgagaggaggagacgtCCCGGCAGCGAGCAAAGCACACCCTACGACACATGTCCCTCAGAGGCTTTTAGACAAAAACGACAGCAGCTGTCCTCCCAATCATTTTGTCCACATGCCCGTTACATGACCTGAGGCTGCATTTCCCAGCTTTCAAAGAGGCATGACAGCGAGGTCCGGACCGTCAGCCTTTGTCGTCAAGGTTGTACAGAAGGACCTGGTGGTTGGAGGCGAGGCCCGGGCAGGTACCCAGGCTGTACAGGCATCCGGCCGACGGGTAACAGGGCACCAGCCGGtaatgctgcagctcctccaggccAAATGTTGGAGAGCAGCAGTCCATCACCAGCACCTTCACCCTCGTCCTGTCTGGGTACAACAGCCTCCGCTGCCCCCTCTCCCccatcacctcctctccctcttcttcttcctcttcttctacttcatcttcttcttcctcctcctcttcggcctccagctcctcctcctcatggtGGATCTTCCTCAGCAGGTTGTTGATGAGGACGGAGCGCCTCAAGTAGGCCTCGGGGTCCTCCAGGAACCTCAGCTTCTCCAGGGACAGCTTCAGGATGCAGCTCCGGTCCTCCTGCAGTATCAGGTGCTGaagatgacaaacacaaaggcagaggACAAGTttagaagaggaagaaggttTGGAAGGACGATCATTTTTCGAGCAATAAGCTTAGCTGTGCAGCTCGTACAAGCAGATAAAACTCTCAGGGTGAAACCTATGGCACAACAGAGCTGAAACTTTCATGTGATTCATTTAATTTTCTGGTGAAGACGTTAGTGGATAATCAGAAAAAGCTGATGTAACAGCACTCCTCTGTTATAACTCAGTCACAGATGTTCTGAATTTTAAAGGTTCATTTTTTAGGATGTTGATAATGTGCATCTCAACAGAAAACAATTCAAAGTGACATGAAAAGATACGGGAGGATCTTAACAAATGGGGAAATGTTCATTAACACACCTGGGAAGGTGAAAAATGTTGTAACTGAGCGAATGTTCACTGACACCACTGGCAGTGACTTCAGCATTATTCAGCTTTATGATGGTTGTGTTTAGGCGCTGGTAGCACTCCCGGGTTAATGTTCAGGAAAGATCATGGTCTGTTTTAATACAGAGAAAGTCAGCAACTATTATGACCATCCAGGCAGTCATTACATTTGTCAGTATGATATAATTATGACTGCAAATTAGTTGTGTATAAGCGTAATCTCTAAGAGGCAGAGTTGCCCTCAGccatcatcttttttcataCTGACCGTGAGGAAGGCACTTCGCCCTCTCTGGAGTTACAAGTGGTTGAAAATTAAACTCTGATTTTACTGTACAAGTTTCCAGTCAGTGAATGTGGATCAATATCAGATCATTCCAGCTAAGGGAATCTATGTTTAGGACTCATAATGTTACCCACTGATAAAGTTTCTAACTGTTGGTTTTGTCTCTCCAACGAGGGAACCTGCGACTCAAGAGAGCAAAACCTTTGCTGATGCATAACTGCTGCAGAATTTTCACAGGAGAAACAGTTAAGATGAAGTCAGCTCGAAGCTAATTAAGCAAATCTGTCATGTGGCCTTTGACGTCTGTCATCTGGATTTCAGTTTGAGGAGAACTATCACAAAGATGaaggtatcatctgcatagaagcagagaaaagctggAGCATGTCAGTGGCTCTTTTATGCCAGCATATAAAGACCGAAACAAATGTGCAGTTAAATGTTCTTTGCTGAGGGTtgatgaaaggaaaagaagaggtTAATACTTCTTGAAAATATCCACGTAGGCCTCCGtgtaaatcctcctcctccgcaTATTTCCTCTTGAAGTAAGCAACTTTCGACGTTGTTGACTGGTTTGGTCTCTCTCACAGGGAAGGGGCTGCTGGAGACGACAAAACTGAGATTAGACTACAAATATGTCagaaggaaaacatgttttaattattaCAACACTGACTTTTACTCAACAGCACCTTTAACAAATGTGCTGAAGTTTCTGTTCACACATCAGTGGAGTCAATCAGCTGAGACTGAGTAAAATATTCATTCAGGTATTTGAGTTCTGATATTCCTGGATTGAGGCTGCTGATTAACAATCATTTAACATCGTAGACTAATTCAGAAATTTTACCCTTGTTAAACCCCTGAAACACAAGCTAAGTTATAACCTTTGAATCAGGAGTTTGACATAAAAAGTCTTCACTGACAACTGCTAAACTGACCttgatttaagatttttttgtaAAACACTAAAAGTCTGCAGTGAGAGCAGATTAATGGGGCCTTTCAGGGTTCCCTTTAAATCTGCTATAATCCACATTAATCCTCGTCAAATGCCTGTGATGTGGAAGGTATCTCAGCAGGGATGAACCTGTTTACAGTTTCATCCAGTCTGATTGCTCTCATTAGCTTtgcttcctgcagcagcaggtagctgcttcacacataaacagctctgataaacacactgtaaactaCGTGTCCAGCAAACAGCACAGACGCAGTCAGAGGTGATAATTTGTCAATGTTGTGATAACAGCTTGCTGTACTGCCCTCAGGTGGCCAAAAAATAAATGGCGTTTTACTGGTTTCAGCAGAGGTCCCAGCACTGTTCTCAAGTCCCCACATTTCCATCACCTGTTTTCAGCATGTCCTCCAAACTAAACTCAAAGCTTTGATATGACATCACCTGAGTGAGTTTGAATCAGGCGACAGACAGGAGCTCTGATTACCTGCTACTGACGCTCCACAGCCGGCGCTCAGCTCGCAAACCCGAGTTTGAATCAGTGTGTCTGAGCTGATCTGAACCTCCACATGGCCCTCAGGCTCCTGCAGGGAAAACAGTCCGAGAGACAAgtgaggaggcggaggaggaggaggatgaggaagacagaaagactggaCCAAAACATCTCCAACCATCAGCCAACACGAAAACCGCTGAAAGAAGACTGTCTGAACTgccaacctgtgtgtgtgtgtgtgtgtgtgtgtgtgtgtgtgtgtgtgtgtgtgtgtgtgggtgtgtgtgtgtgtgtgtgtgcatgagagcatcacaaaaagaaaggaaaataatattgataattattaagaattaaaagaaaatatgaaattaaatgaaaatacaaatgaataaaactaaATCAAATAAGACGACTTAACaactgtgaaaaaataaaattaaaataaaatgtttattattatttgttcttctgtgatgtgatttttttttatcatttatcataCACATGTGCTTCATTTCATATGTTTCCACATTAAAAGACTCAGAAACTGTACAAGTACTGTATAATATCCTGATCTGGCCTTTCAGTGTTGTGATATTAAAGGGCAAAAAGCTCATTTAAATTCAAGAAGGAGCAAGAGGTGGAGAGATAagagggtggtgtgtgtgtgtgtgtgtgtgtgtgtgtgtgtgtgtgtgtgtgtgtgtgtgtgtgtgtgtgtgtgtgtgtgtgtgtgtgtgttaaaatgccATAATTCAATCATAACCACACAGTGGGAAGCTCCATGGTTGCGAAACGTTCACGCAGGCTcccctgaagctgctgcagtgactcacaCAGTTTTAACATCCAACTGCTGCCCAAATATTTCATCTGTGGGAGAACGATGCACGATGATGGATGCATGAGCAGAGAGGCTGCGTgggaagtgtgtttgtgtgtgtgagcgacagagcgtgtgtgtgtgcgtgtggatgcAACACCAAACACTTTCTTTTGCAGCAAATGTTTCCGCTGGAATCAGACATATGTGTGCACAGGAGGTCACGAATTCACTGCTTTAAAACCACCTTGAACCTCATTCACACTGGTGACACGTGAATAATAAACTGAACAAAGTGGATTTTAACTGGTGACCAAACAAACGGTTGTTTTGAGCTTTGTGACATcgttctgttgtttgttgtttgtcatcCAAAGAGATTTAATAATGGGTATTTTATCAACCCATGAATGAACACTGAACGCCTCAATTGATCTGAAAAAATCTAGATCATCAAATTTTTATTACCAAGATTTctatattttaataaaaatgtattttttcagatttttagaGTGTCTTGTCTTTTCGCCCATTTATATTCTAATTTCCTTCCATTTCATTCGtactgtttttctgctttttaaccCCATTTTAATGCTGTTCTAACACCTTTGCCTCAGGTGCTTCATAAACTTGCCTCAGTTTGGAAACgaacagctgctgttttaaatgcAAAACTACCACCAACACTTCCGCTAAACGTCCGTGAAGGCGTCTCACCTGTAAATAATTCCGTCGAGCAGCACTCCGGTAAATCCCACTCAaagcttctctctctgtggatgTCCTCCGCTCCTTGGCGCGACATCTACCGTCCTCACACCGAGTCAGCGACGCTCCAGCTCGGCCTGAAGTCAGAGCCTCGCTCGGTTCCtgcagacggac
Protein-coding regions in this window:
- the sgpp1b gene encoding sphingosine-1-phosphate phosphatase 1 yields the protein MEKSSRFVELFHYLQDPLLVARFQHICGVRGTFPRTVSAGCTGNSKEADRTHSHNNGACHHHITGKNESENFDVIGAGEGDRAAVGLRKRTTKSNVVRNHGEDSENPPQNGTVVSAATAGGETVDARSNGRRLAGSTSAGQGEQGATESEERGTEKVSEVPGPPGSSTLKPLRKNSLTGDAGQEFLIENRFLFYLFTFGTELGNELFYITFFPFIMWNMDAFVSRRLIMVWVWVMYLGQCTKDVIGWSRPASPPVVKVEMFYNSEYSMPSTHAMSGTAIPFSLFFMTYGRWEYPFSLGFSLALCWCLVVCVSRIYMGMHSVLDVIAGVLYSVLILLFFLPALDLIDGFNLTCRYAPLIIVCFHLGLGLFSFNLDTWSTSRGDTAQILGTGAGVALASHVNHLLGLMPDPTPEQLPFAMPALSAGLVGVAALRFLLGVVVLVATRALMKAVTIPLVCWAFGVPSADVRKARQHMEVELPYRYVVYGMVGFNVLFLVPLLFRYLQLS